In a single window of the Vigna radiata var. radiata cultivar VC1973A unplaced genomic scaffold, Vradiata_ver6 scaffold_369, whole genome shotgun sequence genome:
- the LOC111240829 gene encoding uncharacterized protein LOC111240829 yields MLHLKKRKINIGEDEEESESLEGGHNVFSFKGKEKVSTTSKGGVQATINQMMKEGYKEEVDAEVAEFFYTSPIPFNVIRNPAFAKTCEVIGKYGVGYKPQSYHDIREKLLKQAVKKTDANLEEYKEWKKTGCTIMSDGWADRKKHFICNFLVNSPRGTVFLYSLDTSDISKIVDKVFKMLDDVVEFVGEENVVQVVTDNAANFKAAEELLMQKREKL; encoded by the coding sequence AtgcttcatttaaaaaaaagaaagataaatatcGGTGAAGACGAGGAAGAAAGTGAGAGTCTTGAAGGAGGACACAATGTATTCAgttttaaaggaaaagaaaaagtttctaCTACTAGTAAGGGGGGAGTTCAAGCAACTATAAATCAAATGATGAAAGAAGGAtacaaagaagaagttgatgcTGAAGTTGCTGAATTCTTTTACACTAGTCCCATTCCTTTTAATGTAATTAGAAATCCAGCATTTGCAAAGACGTGTGAAGTGATTGGTAAGTATGGAGTTGGATACAAACCACAATCTTATCATGATATTAGAGAGAAGCTCTTGAAACAAGCTGTGAAGAAAACTGATGCAAATCTTGAGGAATATAAGGAGTGGAAGAAAACTGGATGTACAATTATGTCTGATGGTTGGGCGGatagaaaaaaacattttatttgcaACTTCTTGGTGAATAGTCCTAGAGGGACGGTTTTTCTTTATTCACTTGACACTTCAGACATTTCAAAAATAGTtgataaagttttcaaaatgttggatgatgttgttgagtttGTTGGAGAAGAAAATGTTGTTCAAGTTGTCACTGATAATGCTGCAAATTTCAAGGCAGCCGAAGAGTTGTTGATgcaaaagagggaaaaattgtAA